Proteins encoded together in one Lathyrus oleraceus cultivar Zhongwan6 chromosome 5, CAAS_Psat_ZW6_1.0, whole genome shotgun sequence window:
- the LOC127086759 gene encoding GTP-binding nuclear protein Ran/TC4 — protein MALPNQQTVDYPSFKLVIVGDGGTGKTTFVKRHLTGEFEKKYEPTIGVEVHPLDFFTNCGKIRFYCWDTAGQEKFGGLRDGYYIHGQCAIIMFDVTARLTYKNVPTWHRDLCRVCENIPIVLCGNKVDVKNRQVKAKQVTFHRKKNLQYYEISAKSNYNFEKPFLYLARKLAGDPNLHFVESPALAPPEVQIDIALQQRHENEILEAANQPLPDDDDDAFE, from the exons ATG GCTTTGCCGAATCAGCAAACCGTTGATTACCCAAGTTTCAAGCTTGTTATCGTCGGAGACGGTGGCACAG GAAAGACGACATTTGTTAAGAGGCATCTTACCGGAGAATTTGAGAAGAAATATGAAC CAACTATTGGTGTTGAAGTGCATCCATTGGATTTCTTCACAAACTGTGGTAAGATTCGTTTCTACTGCTGGGATACTGCTGGTCAAGAGAAGTTTGGTGGTCTCAGAGATGGATACTA TATCCACGGGCAATGTGCAATTATAATGTTTGATGTTACTGCTAGACTGACATACAAAAATGTTCCTACCTGGCACCGTGATCTTTGTCG GGTTTGTGAAAACATCCCAATTGTTCTTTGCGGAAACAAGGTTGATGTGAAGAACAGGCAAGTGAAGGCAAAGCAGGTTACTTTCCACAGGAAGAAGAATTTGCAATACTATGAGATATCAGCTAAGAGCAACTACAACTTTGAGAAGCCTTTCCTGTATCTTGCCAGGAAACTTGCAGG AGATCCTAATTTGCACTTTGTAGAATCTCCTGCACTGGCTCCACCAGAAGTTCAAATTGATATCGCCTTACAACAAAG GCATGAAAATGAAATTCTCGAAGCTGCTAATCAGCCCCTTCCTGATGACGATGATGATGCATTTGAGTAG